A region of Fibrobacter succinogenes subsp. succinogenes S85 DNA encodes the following proteins:
- a CDS encoding LysR family transcriptional regulator — protein MELTQLKYFLEVARTEHVTQSAKNLCIVQPALTQAIHKLEDELGVLLFKNAGRNIKLTDSGKFFYEKLQPLYENMMALPALLKETANKQNNNVKLNVLAASTLITSAVIEYRRSNSDIDVDIVQNEETSVFDICVRTYANYRPELDNTESDETFVHSEKIYLAVPNTAQYKKLNSISLFDLKDEKFIRLYGSKQYRQICNELCDSIGFHTNVTFESDNAAVVKEAVAAGIGVGFWPELSWGKMDHKRVRLLEITDTDFKRDIVVSLRRNKQDNSKTEEFYNFLTKYILRRQQNKRK, from the coding sequence ATGGAACTGACTCAGTTAAAATACTTCTTGGAGGTGGCGCGCACGGAGCATGTCACGCAAAGTGCAAAGAACCTCTGCATCGTCCAACCTGCGCTCACACAAGCTATCCACAAGCTCGAAGATGAGCTAGGCGTATTGCTGTTCAAGAATGCTGGGCGTAATATCAAGCTTACGGACAGCGGAAAGTTCTTTTACGAAAAACTTCAGCCGCTTTACGAGAATATGATGGCACTCCCGGCGCTCCTCAAGGAGACGGCGAACAAGCAGAACAATAACGTCAAGCTGAACGTCCTCGCTGCTTCCACGCTTATCACGAGTGCCGTGATTGAGTATAGACGAAGTAATTCCGACATTGACGTTGACATTGTGCAGAACGAAGAAACGAGCGTTTTCGATATCTGCGTTCGCACTTACGCGAATTACAGGCCGGAACTTGACAATACCGAAAGTGACGAAACGTTTGTCCATTCCGAAAAGATTTACCTTGCAGTCCCGAATACGGCGCAGTACAAAAAGCTCAATTCCATTTCCCTTTTTGACTTGAAAGACGAAAAATTTATCCGTCTTTACGGTTCCAAACAGTACCGCCAAATTTGTAACGAACTTTGTGATAGCATCGGATTCCATACAAACGTCACATTTGAAAGTGACAACGCTGCGGTTGTCAAGGAAGCTGTTGCCGCAGGCATTGGCGTGGGCTTTTGGCCGGAACTTTCATGGGGCAAGATGGACCACAAACGCGTTCGTCTCCTTGAAATCACCGATACAGATTTCAAGCGCGATATCGTGGTCTCTCTCCGTCGCAACAAGCAGGATAATTCCAAAACCGAGGAATTCTACAATTTCTTGACCAAGTACATTCTCCGCCGCCAGCAGAACAAGCGGAAGTGA
- a CDS encoding sigma 54-interacting transcriptional regulator, with protein MSTTHAKIQELELLYKISSILNQSLDFETVAHPVLQTVESVMGVEHATLTLYNRHTGEISIEIAEGLSSRQASKGRYKVGEGITGRVVETGKPIIIPSVAKDPDFLDRTGRGKTEDKAFLCVPIIMEQEVVGALSADEHNPDEANLNDQIHLLEIIAQMLATAVKLRRQAREENEILKAENERMAMELKARFQPDNIIGKTPEMQQVYTQIDQVAKSPLPALIVGEVGTGKGLVAEAIHFRSDRNLGLFVRVHCAALPESVLDRELFGSEKGALVGVVNEAPGRVEQAEGGTLFLDEVAELTPNLQIKLLRLLQQGEMERVGARFPKKVNVRVICATTKNLQQMVSDGTFREDLYYQLHIVPIYVPPLRKRRTDIVLLADYFVDHYCRLVGKNVRRLARGTIEMLMSYPWPGNVRELENAIERAVLLTEEDVIYPHHFPPTIQTDETSGTPVSGNLKLMVEAYERDIICDALKSSKGKMAAAARSLSTTPRILTYKIKQLGIDLAAFSK; from the coding sequence ATGTCAACAACTCACGCCAAGATTCAAGAACTAGAGCTGCTCTACAAGATCAGCTCCATTTTGAACCAGAGTCTTGATTTCGAAACAGTCGCACATCCGGTTTTGCAGACTGTAGAATCGGTGATGGGTGTTGAGCACGCAACACTTACGTTGTACAACCGCCATACCGGCGAAATCTCCATTGAAATTGCTGAAGGCCTGAGCAGCCGCCAAGCGAGCAAGGGCCGCTACAAAGTGGGCGAAGGCATCACGGGCCGCGTCGTTGAAACGGGTAAACCGATTATCATACCGTCTGTCGCAAAAGATCCGGACTTCTTGGATCGTACGGGCCGCGGTAAGACCGAAGACAAGGCTTTCCTTTGCGTCCCGATTATCATGGAGCAGGAAGTCGTTGGCGCTTTGAGTGCTGACGAACACAATCCCGACGAGGCTAACCTTAACGATCAGATTCATTTGCTCGAAATCATCGCGCAGATGCTTGCGACCGCTGTGAAGCTCCGCCGCCAGGCCCGAGAAGAAAACGAAATCCTCAAGGCCGAAAATGAGCGCATGGCGATGGAACTCAAGGCCAGATTCCAGCCGGACAATATCATCGGTAAAACGCCCGAGATGCAACAGGTCTATACGCAAATCGACCAGGTTGCAAAAAGCCCGCTCCCAGCGCTCATTGTGGGGGAGGTCGGGACTGGCAAAGGTCTTGTTGCAGAAGCTATCCATTTCCGTTCTGACCGCAATTTAGGGCTGTTTGTGCGAGTGCATTGCGCGGCCCTCCCGGAGTCCGTTCTGGACCGGGAACTTTTCGGTAGCGAAAAGGGCGCCTTGGTTGGCGTCGTCAACGAGGCGCCGGGCCGCGTCGAGCAGGCCGAAGGCGGTACGCTATTCCTCGATGAAGTTGCGGAACTCACGCCGAACTTGCAGATAAAGTTACTTCGCCTTTTGCAGCAGGGCGAAATGGAGCGCGTGGGCGCTCGCTTCCCGAAAAAAGTGAACGTGCGCGTGATTTGCGCAACGACCAAGAATTTGCAGCAGATGGTCTCGGATGGGACTTTCCGCGAAGACTTGTACTACCAGCTTCACATCGTTCCGATTTACGTGCCGCCTCTTCGCAAGCGCCGCACCGACATTGTGCTTTTGGCGGATTACTTTGTGGACCATTACTGCCGCTTAGTCGGTAAAAACGTGCGCCGCCTTGCTCGCGGTACAATCGAGATGCTCATGAGCTATCCGTGGCCGGGCAATGTGCGCGAACTCGAGAATGCGATTGAACGTGCTGTGCTCTTGACCGAAGAAGACGTCATCTACCCGCATCACTTCCCGCCAACAATTCAAACGGACGAAACGAGCGGAACGCCAGTGAGTGGAAACCTCAAGCTTATGGTCGAGGCGTACGAACGCGACATCATTTGCGATGCCCTCAAGAGTAGCAAAGGCAAGATGGCAGCCGCTGCACGCAGCCTCTCGACCACCCCGCGCATCCTCACTTACAAAATCAAACAGCTCGGCATCGACCTTGCTGCTTTTAGCAAGTAG
- a CDS encoding GatB/YqeY domain-containing protein: MSCALLTQILDDIKTAMKAHDAETLGTLRTLHSDIKNEAMKSGATPAQITESITDAMCIDVLAKSVKQKQESIEILKKGGFLDKIPAEEAVIAIYRKYMPAEMTEDEVKALIAEIKAATGASSPKDMGKIMKELSPKVKGRFDSKRASALVQEALK; the protein is encoded by the coding sequence ATGAGTTGTGCATTGCTTACCCAGATTCTCGACGACATCAAGACCGCCATGAAGGCTCACGATGCCGAAACTCTCGGAACTCTTCGTACGCTCCATTCTGACATCAAGAACGAAGCTATGAAGTCTGGTGCCACTCCGGCACAGATTACCGAAAGCATTACCGATGCCATGTGCATCGACGTTCTCGCCAAGAGCGTGAAGCAGAAGCAGGAATCCATCGAAATCCTCAAGAAGGGCGGATTCCTGGACAAGATTCCGGCCGAAGAAGCTGTCATTGCCATCTACCGCAAGTACATGCCGGCCGAGATGACTGAAGACGAAGTCAAGGCCCTCATTGCTGAAATCAAGGCTGCAACGGGCGCCTCTTCTCCGAAGGACATGGGAAAGATCATGAAAGAACTTTCCCCGAAGGTCAAGGGCCGCTTCGATTCCAAGCGCGCCAGCGCCCTCGTGCAAGAAGCTTTGAAATAA
- a CDS encoding 1,4-dihydroxy-6-naphthoate synthase: protein MQLKLGISTCPNDTFIYESLLCGLENSPFEWKVTFADVQTLNEMVLRGELDVAKISAQVYPQIAETYRCLGCGGAIGYGCGPLLLSSASDSFNPNLPTTLPGANTTAALLFKFWYAHQFKNTPKLEYALFNEVYQGLLGQSIPQGVTIHEHRFTWKRDGLHLLQDLGAYWEQETGSPIPLGIAVAKKELGDATIESVELEIRRSLQIARQRQNPVTPFIVKKAQIDDDEVIKSHIAMFVNDFSENVGEAGWRALDNLWRLSHC from the coding sequence ATGCAATTAAAACTCGGTATTTCCACTTGTCCTAACGACACCTTCATTTACGAATCCTTGCTTTGCGGGCTCGAAAATTCCCCGTTTGAATGGAAAGTCACATTTGCCGATGTCCAGACGCTCAATGAAATGGTCCTCCGTGGCGAACTCGATGTCGCAAAGATCAGTGCTCAGGTCTATCCTCAAATTGCCGAAACGTACCGTTGCCTCGGTTGCGGGGGCGCTATCGGGTATGGTTGTGGCCCTCTTCTGCTCTCCTCGGCATCCGATTCGTTCAATCCGAACCTCCCAACGACCCTTCCGGGCGCAAATACGACCGCTGCGCTCCTTTTCAAGTTCTGGTACGCCCATCAGTTCAAAAATACCCCAAAACTCGAATACGCCCTCTTTAACGAGGTCTACCAGGGCCTCCTCGGTCAAAGTATCCCCCAGGGCGTGACTATCCACGAACACCGCTTTACGTGGAAACGCGACGGGCTCCACCTTTTGCAGGACTTGGGCGCCTATTGGGAACAGGAAACGGGTTCTCCGATCCCGCTGGGTATCGCTGTGGCAAAAAAGGAACTAGGCGATGCGACTATTGAATCTGTCGAGCTAGAAATTCGTCGCAGTCTCCAGATTGCCCGCCAAAGGCAAAATCCGGTGACCCCCTTTATCGTCAAAAAAGCCCAGATTGATGACGATGAAGTCATCAAGTCCCACATCGCGATGTTCGTGAATGACTTCTCCGAAAATGTTGGAGAGGCGGGCTGGAGGGCGCTCGACAATCTGTGGCGGTTATCACACTGTTGA
- a CDS encoding SPOR domain-containing protein yields MKLQSASILGAITLSIVLLSACGSKEEKTEPKAAEVKPATEQPAPVQEAAPEPAQEEPALVPIQSLSEEKAAPAEAPAAPVSAVEQESSGPFVIQVSIQASRRAANNVVSKLSDQGIKAYVAEVENPGELEGTFYRVRVGYFSTIANAQQFGKEVLAPQGYAGWVDNRKNDRIGQPGASEDM; encoded by the coding sequence ATGAAATTGCAATCGGCATCAATCCTTGGGGCAATAACCCTCTCCATCGTCCTCCTTTCTGCCTGCGGCAGCAAGGAAGAAAAAACGGAACCTAAAGCAGCCGAAGTAAAGCCCGCTACCGAACAACCGGCTCCTGTACAGGAAGCCGCTCCGGAACCGGCCCAAGAAGAACCGGCATTGGTCCCTATCCAGTCTCTTAGCGAAGAAAAGGCAGCTCCGGCAGAAGCTCCCGCCGCTCCGGTCTCCGCCGTCGAACAGGAATCCTCCGGCCCGTTCGTCATCCAGGTGAGCATCCAGGCCTCCAGAAGAGCCGCAAACAATGTCGTGAGCAAGCTCTCCGACCAGGGTATCAAGGCATACGTTGCCGAAGTTGAAAATCCGGGCGAACTCGAAGGCACGTTCTACCGCGTACGTGTGGGTTACTTCTCCACGATCGCAAACGCCCAGCAGTTTGGCAAGGAAGTCCTCGCTCCGCAGGGTTATGCCGGTTGGGTGGACAACCGCAAGAACGACCGCATTGGCCAGCCTGGCGCAAGCGAAGACATGTAG
- a CDS encoding SpoIIE family protein phosphatase: MHGLAFKQSMMTLVGFSIVFATLFGVLSFKVQSELSTVLTEKGEEISLANVAIIENLFEKGKKLGDEYAEVLGKEMLSGKDLDDFLTQAVFDARQTLPQVLAVVVAYEPGMAPKAKWHQEVMRLAQYSGNEIKLMKGKDYFEKTWYKSTKNLQKGLWQEPFVGDFIKEPIAIYTAPIYQKDAYGNTVFAGVLCVDMSIAFLKETVASIPVSNSGYVVVLSANNTIIAHPKNEIVFKESLSDLSGGMGAQTVTEFEKTVQSMRKGLFMGTTADGKDAVIYFKAMESNGWTFMIVWPASEFMESQRSLEKMFAWMCFAGYVVMLLLIFVISTRVSRPLKELAVAANKMGQGDFDVEIPHLSGRDEIAQFAWAFLNMRTSLKEHMEKQKDLDRIESELDFAKDIQIGFLSMDEKEEGSEDPYHELTPFLLPAKEVGGDFYDFFKLDDGRLCVVVGDVSGKGVPAALFMMVSRIVLRTMAQNLKSVVETFEKANYELAKRNRANMFVTVWMGIVDLKTGHVEFASAGHNPPVIRHKDGSAEFAKSKAGVVMAAMENSRYKMQTLELAPGDTLFLYTDGVTEATNEHNELFGNDRLLDALTHGGGKGTKEMCRFVKRQIDAFTRKASQFDDITMLAMEYKGGNGI, from the coding sequence ATGCACGGGCTGGCATTTAAGCAGTCCATGATGACCCTAGTCGGTTTCAGCATCGTGTTTGCGACGCTGTTTGGGGTTCTCAGTTTTAAGGTGCAAAGCGAGCTTTCGACGGTGCTCACGGAAAAAGGCGAAGAAATCAGTCTTGCCAATGTCGCTATCATTGAAAATCTTTTTGAAAAAGGCAAAAAGCTCGGCGATGAATATGCCGAAGTGCTTGGTAAGGAGATGCTTTCGGGGAAGGATCTCGATGACTTCTTGACTCAGGCTGTCTTTGATGCCCGCCAGACGCTTCCGCAAGTGCTTGCCGTGGTTGTCGCTTACGAGCCGGGAATGGCTCCCAAGGCTAAATGGCATCAGGAGGTGATGCGCCTTGCCCAGTATTCGGGTAACGAAATCAAACTCATGAAGGGCAAGGACTACTTCGAAAAAACTTGGTACAAGAGCACCAAGAACTTGCAGAAGGGCCTTTGGCAGGAACCGTTCGTCGGAGACTTTATCAAGGAACCGATTGCGATTTACACCGCCCCTATTTACCAAAAGGATGCCTATGGGAACACCGTTTTTGCGGGTGTTCTTTGCGTTGATATGTCGATTGCGTTCCTCAAGGAAACCGTGGCGTCGATTCCTGTGTCGAACTCGGGCTACGTCGTTGTGCTGTCCGCGAACAATACCATTATCGCGCACCCCAAGAACGAGATTGTTTTCAAGGAAAGCTTGTCTGACCTTTCCGGTGGAATGGGCGCACAGACGGTTACGGAATTCGAAAAGACCGTGCAGAGCATGAGGAAGGGCCTCTTTATGGGGACTACTGCTGATGGCAAGGATGCGGTCATTTACTTCAAGGCGATGGAATCGAACGGCTGGACGTTTATGATTGTGTGGCCCGCGAGTGAATTCATGGAAAGCCAGCGCTCCCTGGAAAAAATGTTTGCGTGGATGTGCTTTGCCGGCTATGTCGTGATGCTGCTTTTGATATTTGTGATTTCGACCAGGGTGTCCCGTCCGCTCAAGGAACTTGCTGTGGCGGCGAACAAAATGGGGCAGGGCGACTTCGATGTGGAAATCCCGCACCTCTCTGGGCGCGACGAGATTGCGCAGTTTGCATGGGCTTTCTTGAACATGCGGACCTCGCTCAAGGAACACATGGAAAAGCAGAAGGACTTGGATCGCATTGAAAGCGAACTAGACTTTGCAAAGGATATCCAGATTGGGTTCCTGTCGATGGATGAAAAGGAAGAAGGCTCTGAAGATCCGTACCACGAACTGACTCCGTTCCTCTTACCGGCGAAGGAGGTTGGCGGTGACTTTTACGATTTCTTCAAGCTGGACGACGGACGTCTGTGCGTGGTCGTAGGTGATGTTTCGGGCAAGGGCGTGCCTGCCGCACTGTTCATGATGGTTTCGCGCATTGTACTGCGAACGATGGCGCAGAACTTGAAGTCTGTTGTTGAAACTTTTGAAAAGGCGAACTACGAGCTTGCCAAGCGCAACCGTGCGAACATGTTCGTGACGGTCTGGATGGGGATTGTCGATTTGAAGACCGGACATGTGGAATTTGCATCGGCCGGACATAACCCGCCGGTCATCCGCCACAAGGACGGCTCTGCCGAATTTGCGAAGAGCAAGGCCGGGGTTGTGATGGCGGCGATGGAAAACTCGCGCTACAAGATGCAGACGCTCGAACTAGCTCCGGGCGATACGCTGTTCCTCTATACCGATGGCGTGACCGAAGCGACTAACGAACACAATGAACTGTTCGGCAACGACAGACTGCTAGACGCGCTTACGCATGGGGGCGGAAAAGGCACCAAGGAAATGTGCCGCTTTGTCAAGCGCCAAATCGATGCGTTTACGAGAAAGGCGTCGCAGTTTGACGACATTACCATGCTTGCAATGGAATATAAAGGGGGTAATGGTATTTAA
- the mqnB gene encoding futalosine hydrolase: MEDNFVPLFAFASNLEFFEVFPESKSFVQNNIRLGEIVELPEGRGFAVVLGVGLLEFATNLSVLLSRFSAEGPFTHVVLAGICGAYPDRGLEIGSVVRVNSEIVGDLGVVECNGSFTPWYKVCATSANGSASQASAHVYESSSLRGVPAWLSDLKPVAGLSVNCCTGSASMAKERVENFNVDVESMEGAACFSICHAFGVPCYEIRAVSNFATARDKSTWRIKDALAALQSLVNSL, encoded by the coding sequence ATGGAAGACAACTTTGTTCCTTTGTTTGCCTTTGCGTCAAACTTGGAATTCTTTGAAGTCTTTCCAGAAAGCAAGTCTTTTGTCCAAAATAATATTCGTTTAGGTGAAATCGTCGAGCTCCCCGAAGGGCGCGGCTTTGCAGTTGTTCTTGGCGTTGGCCTGCTCGAATTTGCAACAAATTTATCCGTTCTGCTCTCTCGGTTTTCCGCCGAGGGGCCTTTTACGCATGTGGTGCTGGCGGGTATCTGTGGCGCTTACCCGGACCGTGGTCTAGAAATCGGTTCTGTTGTCCGCGTCAATTCCGAAATTGTAGGGGATCTTGGCGTTGTTGAATGCAATGGCTCGTTTACGCCTTGGTACAAAGTTTGCGCAACCTCTGCGAACGGTTCTGCTTCCCAAGCATCCGCGCACGTTTACGAATCCTCGTCGTTACGGGGCGTTCCTGCCTGGCTTTCGGATTTAAAACCTGTTGCCGGTCTCAGTGTCAATTGTTGCACTGGATCCGCCTCCATGGCTAAAGAACGCGTTGAGAACTTCAATGTTGATGTTGAATCGATGGAAGGGGCCGCCTGCTTCTCGATTTGCCACGCCTTTGGCGTTCCTTGCTACGAAATTCGTGCCGTCAGCAATTTTGCGACCGCCCGTGACAAATCCACCTGGCGCATCAAGGATGCCCTTGCCGCATTGCAATCGCTCGTAAACTCGCTTTGA
- the rpsU gene encoding 30S ribosomal protein S21, translating into MIGVIVKSNEPFERALKRFTKSCEKNGIISDVKKRQRFEKPSEEKKRIETAARRKRLKEIADQNRKRLY; encoded by the coding sequence GTGATCGGCGTTATTGTTAAGTCCAACGAACCTTTCGAACGCGCTCTCAAGCGTTTCACCAAGTCTTGCGAAAAGAATGGTATCATTTCCGACGTCAAGAAGCGTCAGCGTTTCGAAAAGCCCTCCGAAGAAAAGAAGCGTATTGAAACGGCTGCTCGTCGCAAGCGTCTCAAAGAGATTGCTGACCAGAACCGCAAGCGTCTCTACTAA
- the tyrS gene encoding tyrosine--tRNA ligase, translating to MQFRPVKEQLEILMRGVTDIVPQDELEKKLQKSYETGKPLRIKMGVDPTAPDVHFGHTVVMRKLRQFQDLGHTVVLIVGDYTAQIGDPSGRNKARPRLTHEQVLENAKEYQEQFFKVVRRDQVEIHYNGEWFSKLPFSKVTELMGQFTVAQMLEREDFHNRYTANTPISLHEFMYPMMQGYDSVAIQSDVELGGTDQKFNVLRGRDLQIFEGMEPQIGLFMPILLGTDGKVKMSKSIGNYVGLNEPADVMYHKIYSLSDNIVENWYELLTNIPLDEVKQMMADIAAGKMNPNDAKHRLAIDIVTQYYGAEAAEAAAAKEREIHSGNAIPSDALECSVDAGSYGALDLLVNIKAFASKGEARRMVQNGGVKIGGEKLADPQAQIEIKGGDQLVVQVGKRKFFKVNF from the coding sequence ATGCAATTCCGTCCTGTTAAAGAACAGCTTGAAATTTTGATGCGCGGCGTGACCGACATCGTGCCGCAAGATGAACTCGAAAAGAAACTCCAGAAGTCCTACGAAACGGGCAAGCCCCTCCGTATCAAGATGGGTGTGGACCCGACGGCTCCGGACGTTCACTTCGGTCATACGGTCGTGATGCGCAAGCTCCGCCAGTTCCAGGACCTCGGTCATACGGTCGTCCTCATCGTGGGTGACTACACTGCGCAGATTGGTGACCCGAGTGGCCGCAACAAGGCTCGTCCGCGTCTCACGCACGAACAGGTGCTCGAGAATGCAAAGGAATACCAGGAACAGTTCTTCAAGGTAGTCCGTCGCGACCAGGTGGAAATCCACTACAACGGCGAATGGTTCTCCAAGCTCCCATTCAGCAAGGTCACGGAACTCATGGGCCAATTCACGGTTGCCCAGATGCTCGAACGCGAAGACTTCCACAACCGCTATACCGCCAATACGCCGATTAGCCTCCACGAATTCATGTACCCGATGATGCAGGGCTACGATTCTGTCGCTATCCAGAGTGACGTGGAACTCGGCGGCACCGACCAGAAGTTTAACGTGCTCCGTGGTCGCGACCTCCAGATTTTTGAAGGCATGGAACCGCAGATTGGTCTCTTCATGCCGATTTTGCTCGGTACTGACGGCAAGGTCAAGATGTCCAAGTCCATCGGCAACTACGTTGGCCTTAACGAACCGGCTGACGTGATGTACCACAAGATTTATAGCCTCTCCGACAACATTGTCGAAAACTGGTACGAACTTTTGACCAACATTCCGCTCGACGAAGTCAAGCAGATGATGGCAGACATTGCTGCCGGCAAGATGAACCCGAATGATGCTAAGCACCGCCTCGCTATCGACATCGTGACGCAGTACTACGGTGCCGAAGCTGCCGAAGCCGCTGCCGCCAAGGAACGCGAAATCCACAGTGGTAACGCTATCCCGAGTGATGCTCTCGAATGCTCCGTCGATGCTGGCTCTTACGGCGCTCTTGACTTGCTCGTGAACATCAAGGCTTTTGCCAGTAAGGGCGAAGCCCGCCGCATGGTGCAGAACGGTGGCGTAAAGATTGGTGGCGAAAAGCTCGCCGATCCGCAGGCCCAGATCGAAATCAAGGGCGGCGACCAACTCGTCGTCCAGGTGGGCAAGCGTAAGTTCTTCAAGGTGAACTTCTAA
- a CDS encoding 1-phosphofructokinase family hexose kinase, translated as MSREILVLGLNPAWQRVFFLDKFTPGEVHRISKVKEYASGKGINCCRVLQLLGGSPRLMHFLGAGNGEKIFDELSACGIQQVPIWIHENTRICTTIACNGDTTELVEPSPTLADSENDDFTQTLNDYWDSTQYIALCGTFPQGFDAKLFNELDFSDKHIFVDAIDGIDDLLAKGVDLLKINMLEYCKLLERMGIPQVKSSPQFWKMTATAVLERLPIKNLVVTEEDAPVRAFRLMEKKFQGIQLQPPTITVKNDIGAGDSFFAGWLYAFEQNLSFESCLAKATAVASARCEVERPWNLSLERVAELESDLSTKVERLE; from the coding sequence ATGTCTAGGGAAATCTTAGTTCTCGGTCTCAATCCTGCTTGGCAGAGGGTGTTCTTTCTGGATAAGTTTACTCCAGGCGAAGTACATCGCATTTCCAAGGTCAAGGAATACGCGTCGGGCAAGGGCATCAACTGCTGCCGAGTGTTGCAGCTTTTGGGCGGCTCTCCCCGCTTGATGCATTTCCTTGGTGCTGGGAACGGAGAAAAAATTTTTGATGAACTCTCCGCTTGCGGCATCCAGCAGGTACCGATCTGGATTCATGAAAATACGCGCATCTGCACGACGATTGCCTGTAACGGCGACACGACGGAACTCGTGGAGCCGTCTCCGACTCTTGCGGATTCCGAGAATGATGATTTTACACAAACGCTCAATGACTACTGGGATTCTACGCAGTACATTGCTTTGTGTGGAACGTTCCCGCAGGGCTTTGATGCAAAGTTGTTCAATGAGCTAGACTTTAGCGATAAGCACATCTTTGTCGATGCGATTGACGGCATAGACGATCTCCTTGCCAAAGGTGTAGACCTCCTGAAAATCAACATGCTGGAATACTGCAAGCTCCTGGAGCGCATGGGTATTCCGCAGGTCAAGTCGAGCCCGCAGTTCTGGAAGATGACTGCAACCGCGGTCCTTGAACGTCTCCCAATCAAGAATCTTGTTGTGACCGAAGAAGACGCTCCTGTACGTGCTTTCCGCCTCATGGAAAAGAAATTCCAAGGGATCCAGTTACAGCCGCCTACGATTACGGTGAAAAACGATATTGGCGCTGGTGACTCGTTCTTCGCGGGCTGGCTCTATGCTTTTGAACAAAATCTGAGCTTTGAAAGTTGCTTGGCCAAGGCAACCGCAGTGGCGAGCGCCCGTTGCGAAGTTGAACGCCCATGGAACTTGAGCTTGGAGCGCGTCGCCGAGCTTGAAAGCGACCTCTCGACAAAGGTTGAACGCCTCGAATAA
- a CDS encoding outer membrane beta-barrel protein has product MKKILLSIALAAISAFAVSAPKTHDGFFLNATMGAGYSSFEDKIAGGLGKMTCDGGAFEASFKLGGAITQNLILHAMFSGDVIYSDLKLKSAYVDETLEHDGFNMLMLGAGITYYLPIQENVYVSASFGVTDISITLNNSDYSFDNLDAGFGFNISVGKEWWMNDELGLGVAFSYTHHSADGNYRGEKNEATSNSFALVASLTFN; this is encoded by the coding sequence ATGAAAAAAATTCTTTTGTCCATTGCACTCGCTGCCATCAGCGCATTTGCAGTTTCTGCCCCGAAGACCCATGACGGTTTCTTCTTGAACGCCACGATGGGTGCAGGCTATTCCAGCTTTGAAGACAAAATCGCAGGCGGTCTCGGTAAGATGACTTGCGACGGCGGTGCATTCGAAGCTTCCTTCAAGTTGGGCGGTGCTATAACTCAGAACCTCATCTTGCACGCCATGTTCTCTGGCGACGTCATTTATTCTGACCTCAAGCTCAAGAGCGCCTATGTTGATGAAACTCTCGAACACGACGGTTTCAACATGCTCATGCTCGGTGCAGGCATCACCTACTACCTCCCCATCCAGGAAAACGTCTATGTCAGCGCCTCCTTCGGTGTAACCGACATCAGCATCACCCTCAACAACAGCGATTACAGCTTTGACAACCTTGATGCCGGTTTCGGTTTCAACATTTCCGTCGGTAAGGAATGGTGGATGAATGATGAACTCGGACTTGGTGTCGCATTCTCTTACACGCACCATTCTGCTGACGGAAACTACCGCGGCGAAAAGAACGAAGCAACTTCCAACTCGTTCGCCCTCGTAGCTTCCCTTACCTTCAACTAA